A window of the Streptomyces sp. NBC_00454 genome harbors these coding sequences:
- a CDS encoding M48 family metallopeptidase: MTETGFEKAPARDRRRFPGISSRAYEHPADRSALVALRKLTGFDTVFKALSGLLPERSLRLLFLSDSVRVGETQFPHLHAMLLDACYILDLEKVPQMYVQQDPKPNAMCIGLDEPIIVVTTGLVELLDEEEMRAVVGHEVGHALSGHAVYRTILLFLTTLALKIAWIPLGNVAIMAIVTALREWFRKSELSADRAGLLVGQDVQASMRGLMKLAGGNHLHEMNVDAFLAQAEEYEKSGDLRDSVLKILNVLPRTHPFTTVRAAELKKWSQNRDYQRIMDGHYPRREEDKDTSVTDSFRQSAAHYADSVRTSKDPLMKLVGDIAGGTADLGGKLRDKFAGTGDRSGGQAGDKGSDKGSDGATDQG; the protein is encoded by the coding sequence ATGACGGAGACGGGTTTCGAAAAGGCACCGGCGCGGGACCGAAGGAGGTTCCCCGGTATTTCCTCGCGGGCGTACGAGCATCCCGCGGACCGGTCGGCGCTGGTGGCGCTGCGCAAGCTGACCGGCTTCGACACGGTGTTCAAGGCACTGAGCGGGCTGCTTCCTGAGCGCAGCCTGCGCCTGCTGTTCCTGTCCGACTCCGTCCGGGTGGGCGAGACGCAGTTCCCGCACCTGCACGCGATGCTGCTCGACGCCTGTTACATCCTGGACCTGGAGAAGGTCCCCCAGATGTACGTGCAGCAGGACCCCAAGCCGAACGCCATGTGCATCGGGCTCGACGAGCCGATCATCGTGGTGACCACGGGCCTGGTCGAGCTGCTCGACGAGGAGGAGATGCGGGCGGTGGTGGGCCACGAGGTGGGCCACGCGCTGTCGGGGCACGCCGTGTACCGCACGATCCTGCTGTTCCTGACGACCCTGGCGCTCAAGATCGCGTGGATCCCCCTGGGCAATGTGGCGATCATGGCGATCGTGACCGCGCTGCGCGAGTGGTTCCGCAAGTCGGAGCTGTCGGCGGACCGGGCGGGGCTGCTGGTGGGACAGGACGTGCAGGCCTCGATGCGCGGGCTGATGAAGCTCGCGGGCGGCAACCACCTCCACGAGATGAATGTCGACGCCTTCCTCGCCCAGGCCGAGGAGTACGAGAAGAGCGGCGATCTGCGCGACTCCGTACTGAAGATCCTCAACGTGCTGCCGCGGACGCACCCCTTCACGACGGTGCGGGCGGCCGAGCTGAAGAAGTGGTCGCAGAACCGGGACTACCAGCGGATCATGGACGGCCATTACCCGCGGCGCGAGGAGGACAAGGACACCTCGGTGACCGACTCCTTCCGCCAGTCCGCCGCGCACTACGCCGACTCCGTGCGCACCAGCAAGGACCCGCTGATGAAGCTGGTCGGCGACATCGCCGGCGGCACCGCCGACCTGGGCGGCAAGCTCCGCGACAAGTTCGCGGGGACCGGGGACAGGAGCGGGGGCCAGGCCGGGGACAAGGGCTCGGACAAGGGCTCGGACGGGGCTACGGACCAGGGCTGA
- the nadD gene encoding nicotinate-nucleotide adenylyltransferase, protein MGEQEMPTGPVKRRLGVMGGTFDPIHHGHLVAASEVAALFHLDEVMFVPTGEPWQKSQRAVSSAEDRYLMTVIATASNPQFSVSRIDIDRGGPTYTIDTLRDLSALNDDADLFFITGADALAQILTWRNAEELFALAHFIGVTRPGHVLTDDGLPEGGVSLVEVPALAISSTDCRARVAKGDPVWYLVPDGVVRYIDKRELYRGA, encoded by the coding sequence ATGGGAGAGCAGGAAATGCCTACGGGCCCGGTCAAGCGCCGGCTCGGCGTGATGGGCGGGACGTTCGATCCGATCCACCACGGACACCTGGTGGCCGCCAGTGAGGTGGCCGCACTGTTCCACCTCGACGAGGTGATGTTCGTACCGACCGGTGAGCCGTGGCAGAAGTCGCAGCGGGCCGTGTCCTCCGCCGAGGACCGGTACCTGATGACGGTCATCGCGACCGCGTCCAATCCGCAGTTCTCGGTGAGCCGGATCGACATCGACCGCGGCGGGCCGACCTATACGATCGACACCCTCCGTGACCTGAGCGCGCTCAACGACGACGCCGACCTGTTCTTCATCACCGGCGCCGACGCCCTCGCACAGATCCTGACCTGGCGAAACGCCGAAGAACTCTTCGCGCTCGCCCATTTCATCGGCGTCACCCGGCCGGGCCACGTCCTCACCGACGACGGTCTGCCCGAGGGAGGCGTCTCCCTCGTCGAGGTGCCCGCGCTGGCGATTTCTTCCACGGACTGCCGCGCACGCGTCGCCAAGGGGGATCCTGTCTGGTACTTGGTTCCCGACGGCGTGGTCCGCTACATCGACAAGCGCGAGCTGTACCGCGGAGCCTGA
- the proB gene encoding glutamate 5-kinase, whose amino-acid sequence MSAARQGVLDARRIVVKVGSSSLTTAAGGLDADRVDALVDVLAKARSGGEKEIVLVSSGAIAAGLSPLGLRRRPTDLARQQAAASVGQGLLVARYTASFARYGVRVGQVLLTTDDTSRRAHYRNAYRTLDQLLAMGALPVVNENDTVATDEIRFGDNDRLAALVAHLVRADLLVLLSDVDGLYDGDPSLPGTSRIDEVHGPEDIAHVTIGSVGKAGVGTGGMATKVEAARIAAAAGIPVVLTSASQAADALAGRVTGTLFHSTGRRSTDRLLWLQHASAPQGHLVLDDGAVRAVTERGSSLLPAGIASVEGDFVAGDPVELRSADGRAVARGLVNFDAKELPQLLGRSTRELARELGPEYEREVVHRDDLVLLQG is encoded by the coding sequence GTGTCAGCGGCTAGGCAGGGCGTGCTCGACGCGCGCAGGATCGTGGTCAAGGTCGGCTCCTCCTCCTTGACCACGGCGGCCGGCGGTCTCGACGCGGACCGGGTGGACGCACTGGTCGACGTACTGGCCAAGGCGCGCAGCGGCGGCGAGAAGGAGATCGTCCTCGTCTCCAGCGGAGCCATCGCCGCCGGACTCTCCCCGCTCGGCCTGCGCCGCCGCCCCACAGACCTGGCCCGCCAGCAGGCCGCCGCCAGCGTCGGCCAGGGCCTGCTCGTCGCCCGCTACACCGCCTCCTTCGCCCGCTACGGCGTACGCGTCGGCCAGGTGCTGCTCACCACCGACGACACCAGCCGGCGCGCGCACTACCGCAACGCCTACCGGACCCTGGACCAGCTCCTGGCCATGGGCGCCCTCCCCGTCGTCAACGAGAACGACACCGTCGCGACCGACGAGATCCGCTTCGGCGACAACGACCGCCTCGCCGCCCTCGTTGCCCACCTGGTCCGCGCCGACCTCCTCGTCCTCCTCTCGGACGTGGACGGCCTCTACGACGGCGACCCGTCCCTGCCCGGCACCAGCCGCATCGACGAGGTCCACGGCCCCGAGGACATCGCACACGTCACCATCGGCAGCGTGGGCAAGGCGGGCGTCGGCACCGGCGGCATGGCCACCAAGGTCGAGGCGGCGCGCATCGCCGCGGCGGCCGGCATCCCGGTCGTCCTGACCTCGGCCAGCCAGGCCGCGGACGCCCTGGCCGGGCGGGTGACGGGCACCCTGTTCCACTCCACCGGGCGCCGCTCCACGGACCGGCTGCTCTGGCTCCAGCACGCGTCGGCCCCCCAGGGGCACCTCGTACTGGACGACGGAGCCGTGCGCGCCGTGACCGAGCGCGGCAGCTCGCTGCTGCCCGCCGGCATCGCCTCGGTCGAGGGCGACTTCGTCGCCGGAGACCCGGTGGAACTGCGTTCGGCCGACGGCCGCGCGGTGGCCCGCGGGCTCGTCAACTTCGACGCCAAGGAGCTTCCGCAGCTCCTCGGCCGCTCCACGCGCGAGCTCGCGCGGGAACTCGGACCCGAGTACGAGCGGGAGGTCGTCCACCGCGACGATCTGGTCCTGCTGCAGGGCTGA
- the rsfS gene encoding ribosome silencing factor produces the protein MTATDRSIELITAAAQAAADRLAHDIIAYDVSDVLSITDAFLLASAPNDRQVKSIVDEIEEKLLKELGAKPVRREGDRDARWILLDYIDIVVHVQHSEERVFYALERLWKDCPEIDLPEDAKLTKGKAEEHAALRATQGDDELDGDLF, from the coding sequence GTGACCGCCACGGACCGCTCCATCGAGCTCATCACCGCCGCCGCCCAGGCCGCGGCCGACCGGCTCGCGCACGACATCATCGCGTACGACGTCAGCGACGTGCTGTCGATCACCGACGCCTTCCTGCTCGCCTCGGCGCCCAACGACCGTCAGGTCAAGTCGATCGTGGACGAGATCGAGGAGAAGCTCCTGAAGGAGCTGGGCGCCAAGCCGGTGCGCCGCGAGGGCGACCGCGACGCCCGCTGGATCCTGCTCGACTACATCGACATCGTCGTCCACGTGCAGCACAGCGAGGAGCGTGTCTTCTACGCGCTGGAGCGCCTGTGGAAGGACTGCCCCGAGATCGACCTCCCCGAGGACGCCAAGCTCACCAAGGGCAAGGCCGAGGAGCACGCCGCCCTGCGCGCGACCCAGGGCGACGACGAACTGGACGGTGATCTGTTCTGA
- a CDS encoding glycosyltransferase family 2 protein — protein sequence MKLSVVVPCYNEEAVIDSFDTEIRKVLDALPIEYEVCYVDDGSRDGTLEKLRKIAATYREQTRYVSFSRNFGKEAGMLAGLREATGDAVVIMDADLQHPPELIATMLDYYQQGHDQIIARRTREGDKKLRTALSRLYYRGVNRWVDVELTDGVGDFRLLSRPAVDALLSLPEYNRFSKGLFSWIGFDTVHFDYRNAQREAGETKWKFGSLLNYGMDGLISFNNRPLRIGIWAGVSLVALTGLYALVITIQAITQGVDSPGYVTLVGIMVGLGGVQLIMLGLIGEYIGRIYYETKRRPHFLVKESHGVEPRSRDSKDARDSRDTRVSTAEAAVAERSS from the coding sequence ATGAAGCTATCCGTAGTAGTCCCTTGCTACAACGAAGAAGCCGTGATCGACAGCTTCGACACGGAGATCCGCAAGGTCCTGGACGCTCTCCCCATCGAGTACGAGGTCTGCTACGTCGATGACGGCAGCCGCGATGGAACCCTGGAGAAGCTCCGCAAGATCGCTGCGACCTACCGGGAGCAGACCCGCTACGTCTCCTTCAGCCGGAACTTCGGCAAGGAGGCCGGCATGCTCGCCGGTCTGCGCGAGGCGACCGGTGACGCCGTGGTCATCATGGACGCGGACCTCCAGCACCCGCCGGAGCTCATCGCCACCATGCTGGACTACTACCAGCAGGGGCACGACCAGATCATCGCCCGCCGTACCCGCGAGGGCGACAAGAAGCTCCGCACGGCGCTGAGCCGCCTCTACTACCGGGGCGTCAACCGGTGGGTCGACGTGGAGCTCACCGACGGCGTCGGTGACTTCCGGCTGCTGTCGCGCCCGGCCGTGGACGCCCTGCTGTCGCTGCCCGAGTACAACCGCTTCTCCAAGGGGCTCTTCTCCTGGATCGGCTTCGACACGGTCCACTTCGACTACCGCAACGCCCAGCGCGAGGCCGGCGAGACGAAGTGGAAGTTCGGGTCCCTGCTCAACTACGGCATGGACGGTCTGATCTCCTTCAACAACCGGCCGCTGAGAATCGGTATCTGGGCGGGCGTGTCGCTGGTCGCGCTGACCGGTCTCTACGCACTGGTGATCACGATCCAGGCGATCACCCAGGGCGTGGACTCCCCGGGTTACGTCACCCTCGTCGGGATCATGGTCGGCCTGGGCGGTGTCCAGCTGATCATGCTGGGCCTGATCGGCGAGTACATCGGCCGCATCTACTACGAGACCAAGCGCCGGCCGCACTTCCTCGTGAAGGAATCGCACGGGGTCGAGCCGCGCTCCCGCGACTCCAAGGACGCCCGCGACTCCCGGGACACCCGGGTGTCGACGGCCGAAGCCGCGGTCGCGGAGCGCAGCAGCTGA
- a CDS encoding glutamate-5-semialdehyde dehydrogenase, with product MTSLDAATATSPVLATAQRSRTAAAAIAPLPRSAKDTALLAIADALEARTAEIVAANAVDTAKAAAAGTSEIVIDRLTLTPDRIAAIASDVRDVAALPDPVGEVVRGSTLPNGIDLRQIRVPLGVVGIIYEARPNVTVDAAALCLKSGNAVLLRGSSSAYASNTALVAILRDAIVSAGLPADAIQLVPGESRESVRELMRARGLVDVLIPRGGASLIKTVVEESIVPVIETGTGNCHVYVDAQADLGMAVDILVNSKAQRPSVCNSAETLLVHRDIAAAFLPLALDALAEAGVTVHGDGEVLSYAEGSKVTALPATDEDWAAEYLSYDIAAGVVDSLDDAVAHIRRWTSGHTEAIVTTSQAAARRFTQLVDSTTVAVNASTRFTDGGQFGFGAEIGISTQKLHARGPMGLPELTSTKYIVTGDGHVR from the coding sequence ATGACCTCGCTCGATGCCGCCACCGCCACCTCGCCCGTCCTCGCCACCGCGCAGCGGTCCCGTACCGCCGCCGCGGCCATCGCCCCCCTCCCGCGGTCCGCCAAGGACACGGCGCTGCTGGCCATCGCGGACGCGCTGGAGGCCCGTACGGCCGAGATCGTCGCGGCCAACGCCGTCGACACGGCGAAGGCCGCCGCCGCCGGTACCAGCGAGATCGTCATCGACCGCCTCACCCTCACCCCCGACCGCATCGCGGCCATCGCCTCCGACGTCCGCGACGTCGCGGCCCTGCCCGACCCGGTCGGCGAGGTCGTCCGCGGCTCCACGCTCCCCAACGGCATCGACCTCCGTCAGATCCGCGTCCCGCTCGGCGTCGTCGGCATCATCTACGAGGCTCGCCCCAACGTCACCGTCGACGCCGCCGCCCTCTGCCTGAAGTCCGGCAACGCGGTCCTGCTCCGGGGCAGCTCCTCCGCCTACGCCTCCAACACCGCGCTCGTCGCCATCCTGCGCGACGCCATCGTCTCGGCCGGCCTGCCCGCCGACGCGATCCAGCTGGTCCCCGGCGAGTCCCGCGAATCCGTCCGCGAGCTGATGCGCGCCCGCGGCCTCGTCGACGTGCTCATCCCGCGCGGCGGTGCCTCGCTCATCAAGACCGTCGTCGAGGAGTCCATCGTCCCGGTCATCGAGACCGGTACCGGCAACTGCCACGTCTACGTGGACGCCCAGGCCGACCTCGGCATGGCCGTGGACATCCTCGTCAACTCCAAGGCCCAGCGGCCCTCCGTCTGCAACTCCGCGGAGACCCTCCTGGTCCACCGGGACATCGCCGCCGCCTTCCTGCCGCTGGCCCTGGACGCGCTCGCCGAGGCGGGCGTGACCGTCCACGGCGACGGCGAGGTGCTCTCCTACGCCGAGGGCAGCAAGGTCACGGCCCTGCCCGCCACCGACGAGGACTGGGCGGCCGAGTACCTCTCGTACGACATCGCGGCGGGAGTGGTCGACTCCCTCGACGACGCGGTCGCCCACATCCGCCGCTGGACCTCCGGCCACACCGAGGCGATCGTCACCACCTCGCAGGCCGCGGCGCGCCGCTTCACCCAGCTGGTCGACTCGACCACGGTTGCCGTGAATGCCTCCACCCGGTTCACGGACGGTGGTCAGTTCGGCTTCGGCGCGGAAATCGGCATCTCCACCCAGAAGCTGCACGCCCGGGGCCCGATGGGGCTTCCCGAGCTCACCTCGACCAAGTACATCGTCACCGGCGACGGTCACGTTCGGTAG
- a CDS encoding GtrA family protein, which produces MSAPATNGAGVTPQKPGRKEQLGQIFRFGLVGGVNTGTFYVFYLLMHPWMPYFAAYTAAFVLSMIGSFFMNTYFTYRTRPTWKKFLLFPLTNITNFVIQSAGLFALVTWAGMNTKIAPLVAAVVAIPFTFVLSRKILIPGTGAKAAEADRTPAESTV; this is translated from the coding sequence ATGTCGGCACCTGCGACGAACGGGGCGGGCGTGACGCCGCAGAAGCCGGGGCGCAAGGAACAGCTCGGCCAGATCTTCCGGTTCGGTCTGGTCGGCGGTGTCAACACCGGCACCTTCTACGTGTTCTACCTGCTGATGCACCCGTGGATGCCGTACTTCGCCGCCTACACCGCGGCCTTCGTCCTGTCGATGATCGGGTCGTTCTTCATGAACACCTACTTCACGTACCGGACCCGGCCGACGTGGAAGAAGTTCCTCCTCTTCCCGCTGACCAACATCACCAACTTCGTGATCCAGTCCGCAGGACTGTTCGCCCTGGTGACCTGGGCGGGCATGAACACCAAGATCGCACCGCTGGTCGCGGCCGTCGTGGCGATCCCGTTCACCTTCGTCCTCTCCCGGAAGATCCTCATCCCCGGGACCGGCGCCAAGGCCGCGGAAGCGGACCGGACCCCCGCGGAGTCCACGGTCTGA
- a CDS encoding LytR C-terminal domain-containing protein, producing MNDRQEPYDPYASQEQQLVGYDAYGRPVYGQVPAQPAPAAPQYEQQYDQQQPYEQQQYDQSYEQQYGYDYQAYGQQPQQQYYPQQQEQYSQSGQAQPQAYGYDTQATQQWIPQQAAPQAPEPAAPEPEFRPAGGQVPEPRRAEGGSAQEASYKTGQFDFIDQPDEDSEDVIDWLAFTESRTERREEARRRGRNRVVAVIVALAVFVVAGLGYLWYAGKLPFLEGPGKASSGAAATGPQKRDMIVVHLHNTKKGGVTTALLVDNVTTKQGATVLVPSTLSVPGDDGTGTPLGKAVEGAGLGVRESLDTVLGTHIGGTWRLDTPFLETFVDLVGGIEVDTDAAVPADDAAKAPAVAQGPKQSLSGAMAVAYATYQAQGEPEAKRLDRFGKVLFALLRKVPGDPKSAAMTVESTGQILDPALNAQALGALLSKLGDHAKVGAYRTDVLEVKPDGGLTDEANKKVVKEVLGGSASATQAGAAPRVGVKDASGDDKAQTAAKAALVNGGYTLVDGGKADKTVPASQITYQDDAQRDKAIEVAKTLGLPETVVKKADNAVNADVVVTLGKDYKPS from the coding sequence GTGAACGACCGACAGGAGCCGTACGACCCGTACGCGAGCCAGGAGCAGCAGCTCGTCGGCTATGACGCGTACGGGCGGCCGGTCTACGGCCAGGTGCCCGCGCAGCCCGCCCCCGCGGCCCCCCAGTACGAGCAGCAGTACGACCAGCAGCAGCCGTACGAGCAGCAGCAGTACGACCAGTCGTACGAGCAGCAGTACGGCTACGACTACCAGGCGTACGGGCAGCAGCCCCAGCAGCAGTACTACCCGCAGCAGCAGGAGCAGTACTCCCAGAGCGGCCAGGCGCAGCCCCAGGCCTACGGGTACGACACCCAGGCCACCCAGCAGTGGATCCCGCAGCAGGCCGCCCCCCAGGCCCCGGAGCCCGCGGCTCCCGAGCCGGAGTTCCGGCCGGCGGGCGGGCAGGTCCCGGAGCCCCGCCGGGCCGAGGGCGGGTCCGCGCAGGAGGCCTCGTACAAGACCGGGCAGTTCGACTTCATCGACCAGCCGGACGAGGACTCCGAGGACGTCATCGACTGGCTCGCCTTCACCGAGAGCCGCACCGAGCGCCGCGAGGAGGCCCGCCGGCGCGGCCGCAACCGCGTGGTGGCCGTGATCGTCGCCCTGGCCGTCTTCGTCGTGGCCGGGCTGGGCTACCTCTGGTACGCGGGCAAGCTGCCCTTCCTGGAAGGCCCCGGGAAGGCTTCGAGCGGCGCCGCCGCCACGGGTCCGCAGAAGCGCGACATGATCGTCGTCCACCTGCACAACACGAAGAAGGGCGGCGTCACCACGGCGCTGCTCGTCGACAACGTCACCACCAAGCAGGGCGCCACCGTCCTGGTGCCGAGCACGCTGAGCGTTCCCGGCGACGACGGCACGGGCACACCGCTCGGCAAGGCGGTCGAGGGCGCGGGCCTGGGCGTACGGGAATCCCTCGACACGGTGCTCGGCACCCACATCGGCGGCACCTGGCGGCTGGACACCCCCTTCCTGGAAACCTTCGTGGACCTGGTCGGCGGCATCGAGGTCGACACCGACGCGGCGGTCCCGGCGGACGACGCGGCCAAGGCCCCGGCCGTGGCACAGGGCCCCAAGCAGAGCCTCAGCGGTGCGATGGCCGTCGCCTACGCCACGTACCAGGCCCAGGGCGAGCCGGAGGCCAAGCGGCTGGACCGCTTCGGCAAGGTCCTGTTCGCCCTGCTGCGCAAGGTGCCCGGGGACCCGAAGTCGGCGGCGATGACCGTCGAGAGCACCGGGCAGATCCTGGACCCGGCGCTGAACGCGCAGGCCCTGGGCGCGCTGCTGTCCAAGCTCGGCGACCACGCCAAGGTGGGCGCGTACCGCACCGACGTGCTCGAGGTGAAGCCCGACGGCGGCCTCACGGACGAGGCCAACAAGAAGGTGGTCAAGGAGGTCCTCGGCGGCTCCGCCTCGGCGACCCAGGCCGGCGCCGCCCCGCGGGTGGGCGTCAAGGACGCCAGCGGAGACGACAAGGCGCAGACGGCGGCCAAGGCGGCGCTGGTCAACGGCGGCTACACGCTGGTGGACGGCGGCAAGGCCGACAAGACCGTTCCCGCCTCGCAGATCACGTACCAGGACGACGCCCAGCGGGACAAGGCGATCGAGGTCGCCAAGACGCTGGGGCTGCCCGAGACGGTCGTGAAGAAGGCCGACAACGCGGTGAACGCCGATGTGGTCGTGACGCTCGGCAAGGATTACAAACCGTCCTGA
- a CDS encoding histidine phosphatase family protein, translated as MVLWRHGQTSWNLERRFQGSTDIELTEDGVAQARRAARLLASLGPDAIVSSDLRRASATAAELAGVTGLTVTHDESLRETFAGEWQGLTHDEILAKYGEQYAAWKRGEPVRRGGGELETEVADRAAPVVLEHADRLPPGGTLVVVSHGGTIRTTIGRLLGLDSYSWESLGGLSNCCWSVLGEGARGWRLMEHNAGTLPEPVLGDDD; from the coding sequence ATCGTCCTGTGGCGGCACGGCCAGACCTCGTGGAACCTGGAGCGCCGCTTCCAGGGCTCCACGGACATCGAGCTGACCGAGGACGGTGTGGCGCAGGCACGCCGCGCCGCCCGGCTTCTCGCCTCGCTGGGGCCGGACGCCATCGTCTCCTCGGACCTGCGCCGGGCCTCGGCCACGGCCGCCGAGCTGGCGGGCGTCACCGGGCTGACCGTGACGCACGACGAGTCGCTGCGCGAGACGTTCGCGGGCGAGTGGCAGGGCCTCACGCACGACGAGATCCTCGCGAAGTACGGCGAGCAGTACGCGGCGTGGAAGCGCGGCGAACCGGTTCGCCGAGGCGGCGGTGAACTGGAGACCGAGGTCGCCGACCGGGCCGCTCCGGTGGTCCTGGAACACGCCGACCGGCTGCCCCCGGGCGGCACGCTCGTCGTGGTCAGCCACGGCGGCACCATCCGTACGACGATCGGCCGCCTGCTGGGCCTGGATTCGTACAGCTGGGAGAGCCTGGGCGGGCTCTCCAACTGCTGCTGGTCCGTCCTCGGCGAGGGCGCGCGCGGCTGGCGGCTGATGGAGCACAACGCCGGCACGCTGCCCGAACCGGTGCTCGGCGACGACGACTGA